Proteins from a single region of Drosophila biarmipes strain raj3 chromosome 3R, RU_DBia_V1.1, whole genome shotgun sequence:
- the LOC108027050 gene encoding facilitated trehalose transporter Tret1, giving the protein MTFDSSHPQKLSVFSARYRWQFIATMTVHIMTLTHGIAVGWLSPSLRLLGSDESPLGEPLTIVEASWVGSLIGLGSLTGNIIFGLLLDRLGRKLCMYFLAIPNMIYWILIYCAQDVTYLYAGRFLAGMSGGGCYVVLPIFIAEIADNSVRGALSSMAMMYVSIGMMVGFTMASYLSYYLMPCIIVALPVVFMLAVIGLSETPQYLLRHGRDDQAEKSFYFYKNLKPPTSSDKEASKHDAAKVEFDTFRLQVLSGGVTESISWRDFFNVPTLKIFGLIFVLIICNQLSGSFAIFNYTSHIFAELGNKLDPNTCTIVVGAAQLVGIFSAVALVDRLGRRVLLLTSMGGMGSGELAIALLKCFASEEFLDQNGWLPLVIMCFVACIASLGVIALMFIIIIELLPAKIRSIGTSLSMATFSGFIFVSLKIYPTMIYDQGLAATMFMSSGMCLFGLIVLGLFLPETKGKLMTH; this is encoded by the exons ATGACTTTCGATTCAAGTCATCCGCAGAAGCTGAGTGTTTTTAGTGCGCGCTACCGATGGCAATTTATTGCCACCATGACGG TGCACATTATGACGCTGACCCATGGAATTGCCGTGGGATGGCTGTCGCCCTCTCTACGACTCCTGGGATCCGACGAGAGTCCCCTAGGCGAACCACTGACCATCGTAGAGGCATCCTG GGTTGGATCACTTATCGGCCTAGGCTCGCTGACTGGCAATATCATCTTCGGACTGCTGCTCGATCGCTTGGGCCGTAAACTGTGCATGTATTTCCTGGCCATACCCAATATG ATTTATTGGATCCTTATCTATTGCGCCCAGGACGTCACGTATCTTTATGCTGGGAGATTTCTGGCGGGAATGTCCGGAGGCGGCTGCTATGTAGTGTTGCCCATATTCATAGCGGAGATAGCCGACAATAG CGTTCGCGGAGCTTTGTCGTCCATGGCCATGATGTACGTTAGCATCGGCATGATGGTGGGTTTTACAATGGCCTCGTATCTCTCGTATTATCTGATGCCGTGCATTATCGTCGCCCTGCCGGTGGTGTTTATGCTGGCAGTTATTGGCTTATCGGAGACACCACAATACTTGCTGAGGCATGGGCGCGACGACCAGGCGGAGAAGTCCTTCTACTTCTACAAAAATCTGAAGCCCCCCACCTCCTCTGACAAGGAGGCCTCCAAGCATGACGCGGCCAAAGTAGAGTTCGACACCTTTCGGCTTCAGGTTCTCAGCGGCGGCGTCACCGAGAGCATTTCTTGGCGAGATTTCT TCAACGTTCCGACACTTAAGATTTTCGGCCTGATCTTCGTGCTGATCATCTGCAATCAGCTGTCGGGGAGCTTTGCCATCTTCAACTACACATCGCACATTTTTGCGGAGCTGGGCAACAAACTGGACCCGAACACCTGCACCATTGTGGTGGGAGCTGCCCAGCTGGTGGGCATCTTCAGTGCTGTGGCCCTGGTGGATCGCCTGGGACGTCGGGTCCTGCTGCTCACCTCGATGGGTGGAATGGGCTCGGGTGAGCTGGCCATCGCTCTGCTGAAGTGTTTCGCCTCGGAGGAGTTCCTGGACCAGAATGGCTGGCTGCCATTGGTGATAATGTGCTTCGTGGCCTGCATTGCATCACTGGGAGTCATAGCCCTgatgttcatcatcatcattgaGCTGCTGCCAGCTAAG ATTCGCTCCATTGGCACCTCTTTGAGCATGGCCACTTTCAGCGGATTTATCTTTGTGAGTCTCAAGATCTACCCCACGATGATCTACGATCAGGGCCTGGCTGCCACCATGTTCATGTCGTCGGGCATGTGCCTGTTTGGA